The proteins below are encoded in one region of Accipiter gentilis chromosome 12, bAccGen1.1, whole genome shotgun sequence:
- the PARM1 gene encoding prostate androgen-regulated mucin-like protein 1: MGCCCRLLLSLLLLLPAGLGDDSTALPLAPPSPSFPSEATPAGPGSRDAAVPVPAPGQASLPTSTGPAGDGVSSGPAEGDGHNATTTAALSPPPSSVTVSTVTIAESLSIAANPSSVPPTLETAPGLRTANTASLARGTMDLGAAPSPTGIPASSSSSSSLATSHLYSSPATVLSPTPVLMSPGTTQPPTLTKDVPSLGTQAMASSLAAEPTSPPVTATSPTAAEAMAANKTTLSTGVTMEEVPRALSAGSIVAITMTVIVVVVLVFGAAAYLKIRHSSYGRLLDDHDYGSWGNYNNPLYDDS, translated from the exons GGCTGGGCGATGACTCCACAGCATTGCCCCTCGCCCCTCccagcccttccttcccctcGGAGGCGACCCCAGCAGGGCCGGGCTCCAGGGACGCGGCTGTCCCCGTGCCAGCTCCTGGCCAGGCCTCGCTGCCGACGTCCACGGGACCTGCCGGAGACGGGGTGTCCTCCGGGCCGGCGGAAGGGGATGGCCACAATGCCACCACCACGGCGGCACtgtcccctcctccttcctccgtCACTGTGAGCACTGTCACCATAGCAGAGAGCTTGTCCATAGCCGCCAACCCCAGCTCAGTGCCACCAACCTTGGAGACAGCCCCAGGTCTTCGGACAGCAAATACTGCCAGCTTGGCAAGAGGCACGATGGATTTgggggcagctcccagccccacggGTATACCTGcatcatcatcctcatcctcctcccttGCCACCAGCCACCTGTACTCATCCCCCGCGACAGTCTTGTCCCCAACGCCCGTCCTCATGAGCCCTGGCACCACACAGCCACCGACGCTGACCAAGGATGTCCCTTCGCTGGGGACTCAGGCCATGGCATCAAGCCTGGCCGCGGAGCCAACGTCCCCACCAGTGACTGCGACAAGCCCCACTGCAGCCGAGGCCATGGCCGCCAACAAAACCACCCTTTCCACCGGAGTCACGATGGAAGAGGTCCCGCGCGCCTTGAGCGCAG GAAGCATCGTGGCCATAACCATGACGGTCAtcgtggtggtggtgctggtttTCGGGGCAGCGGCGTACCTCAAGATCAG GCACTCCTCCTACGGCAGGCTTTTGGATGACCACGACTACGGCTCCTGGGGCAACTACAACAACCCTCTCTATGACGACTCCTAG